Proteins encoded together in one Nitratireductor basaltis window:
- a CDS encoding TonB-dependent siderophore receptor has translation MRLKSSQSISHIALAVASGLVLSASAAAAQEATTLDRLTVEAESDDILLQDGYIAQESRTGTKTDTPIVQIPQSISVITQDQIEDQKPRTLNETLGYTASANPNQFGFDSRYDAFTLRGFPAYSTGTFRDGLRQYSGPSAWLRTEPYGIEGVTVLKGPASSLYGVSGPGGIVNIITKRPKDDFFREVEISAGSNDRAQVGVDMSGPANDAGTLLFRLTGLGRVANTHLPGYSDDKFYIAPAFTIQPDADTKLTILGELSQAVTGATAWNYNSAYGQSSEIYNGDPDWNDFTLKQGRIGYEFEHNLNDSVTLRQNLRFHAVDADLKYSGLYSVAPDGYAPPLYRYWGHYQEQAKNFVVDNMAQFDFATGEIEHTAVAGIDYSWSDYSAANRISYVGIPDVEALPFAFSGSQEQHQAGVYLHDQMEWNNWTLSASGRHDWVKSDSLSASYVEQEQTDSAFSGRIGVSYRTEWGLIPYANYSTSFSPNLGFVYDYATNSRSVAKPTTARQIEAGVKYEIPGYNAVVSAAFFNIDQTDGVIYDGTFDDAGNQRQRQLDFNSRGLELEAQASLGNGFRLLASYTYMRMEIEKGLAGTVGNELSNTPNHMASLWAHYTFSEGALAGLGLGAGVRYVGESFGDDQNTIKNEDRAFLDASLSYDFGAQNPDWDGVSLQVNAKNLLDTRKTTCTAGNCYVDEGRSIFGSLRYRF, from the coding sequence ATGCGTCTGAAGTCCAGCCAATCCATCAGTCATATTGCACTTGCCGTTGCATCCGGTCTTGTCCTGTCTGCATCTGCTGCAGCTGCACAGGAAGCCACCACGCTCGATCGCCTGACCGTCGAAGCGGAAAGCGACGACATCCTGCTTCAGGACGGATATATCGCTCAGGAGAGCCGCACCGGCACCAAGACCGATACGCCCATTGTTCAGATCCCGCAGTCCATCTCGGTCATCACGCAGGACCAGATCGAGGATCAGAAGCCGCGCACGCTCAACGAGACGCTGGGCTACACGGCGAGCGCAAATCCCAACCAGTTCGGCTTTGACAGCCGCTATGACGCCTTCACGCTGCGCGGTTTCCCTGCCTATTCGACCGGCACCTTCCGCGACGGGTTGCGCCAATATAGCGGCCCCTCTGCATGGCTGCGCACCGAACCATATGGCATAGAAGGCGTGACGGTGTTGAAGGGCCCGGCTTCCTCGCTTTATGGCGTCAGCGGCCCGGGCGGCATCGTCAATATCATCACCAAGCGCCCGAAGGACGACTTCTTCCGCGAAGTGGAGATTTCCGCCGGCTCGAACGACCGCGCGCAGGTCGGTGTCGACATGTCGGGCCCTGCCAATGATGCCGGCACCCTGCTCTTCCGCCTGACCGGCCTTGGCCGCGTGGCAAACACGCATCTGCCCGGTTATTCCGACGACAAGTTCTACATCGCACCTGCCTTTACCATCCAGCCGGACGCGGACACGAAGCTGACCATTCTGGGCGAGCTTTCCCAGGCGGTGACGGGTGCCACGGCGTGGAACTACAATTCCGCCTATGGCCAGTCTTCCGAGATCTATAACGGCGATCCGGACTGGAACGACTTCACCCTGAAGCAGGGGCGCATCGGCTACGAGTTCGAGCACAATCTCAACGACAGTGTGACCCTGCGCCAGAACCTGCGTTTCCATGCGGTCGACGCTGATCTGAAATATAGCGGGCTATACTCCGTCGCGCCGGATGGATACGCACCGCCGCTCTATCGCTACTGGGGTCACTATCAGGAGCAGGCAAAGAACTTTGTTGTCGACAACATGGCGCAGTTCGACTTCGCGACGGGCGAGATCGAGCACACCGCCGTCGCGGGCATCGATTACAGCTGGTCGGACTACTCGGCAGCCAACCGTATCTCATATGTCGGCATCCCCGATGTTGAAGCCTTGCCCTTCGCATTCTCGGGAAGCCAGGAGCAGCATCAGGCGGGTGTCTATCTCCACGACCAGATGGAGTGGAACAACTGGACGCTTTCCGCCAGCGGTCGTCATGACTGGGTAAAATCCGACAGCCTGTCGGCGAGTTATGTCGAACAGGAACAGACCGACAGTGCCTTTTCAGGCCGCATCGGTGTTTCCTATCGCACCGAGTGGGGGCTCATCCCCTATGCGAATTATTCCACCTCGTTCTCGCCCAATCTCGGCTTTGTCTATGACTATGCGACCAACAGCCGCTCGGTCGCCAAACCGACCACCGCGCGCCAGATCGAGGCGGGCGTGAAATACGAAATCCCCGGCTACAACGCGGTGGTCAGCGCCGCCTTCTTCAATATCGATCAAACGGATGGCGTGATCTATGACGGCACCTTTGACGATGCAGGCAATCAGCGTCAGCGCCAGCTGGACTTCAACTCGCGCGGATTGGAACTGGAAGCGCAGGCTTCGCTCGGCAATGGCTTCAGGCTTCTGGCTTCCTACACCTATATGCGCATGGAGATCGAAAAGGGTCTGGCCGGTACCGTCGGCAACGAGTTGTCCAACACCCCCAACCACATGGCCTCCCTCTGGGCACACTACACCTTCTCCGAAGGTGCGCTTGCCGGTCTCGGCCTGGGTGCAGGGGTGCGCTATGTGGGCGAGAGCTTCGGTGACGATCAGAACACCATCAAGAACGAGGACCGCGCCTTCCTCGACGCCTCGCTCTCCTATGATTTCGGGGCGCAGAACCCGGATTGGGACGGCGTGAGCCTTCAGGTGAATGCCAAGAACCTGCTTGATACGCGCAAGACCACCTGCACGGCGGGCAATTGCTATGTCGATGAAGGCCGCTCCATCTTCGGCAGCCTGCGTTACAGGTTCTGA
- a CDS encoding LacI family DNA-binding transcriptional regulator: MASRPNLSDIARQLGVSVATVSNALSGKGRVSRELGDAIRRKAEELGYIPSVAGRALSTGRSNVLGLVLADINQPLFPQFALNIEEAAGELGYGVLIGNSRGDPQEQERAIRRLIERGADGIVVVPRYDTRVTGHRWPIAVIDSPSSPDNTVSADHFNGGVAIGRHLRDLGHENVVIVGLYSGSNVQKDRVAGIKAAFDDRDLPIVWIQELERERGQNCPLGLVDFVKDGATAFACVSDLHALRAVTELQQAGIAVPGDVSVTGFDDLGWAGVVAPAITTMRMDMKRIAHLAIRHILHQLDANKHEAPEELAELSGGVPMELIIRQSSGPAPRARSNTDLAAVHARSE; encoded by the coding sequence ATGGCATCGCGGCCCAACCTCTCCGACATTGCTAGACAACTAGGGGTTTCAGTAGCGACCGTTTCCAATGCTCTTTCGGGCAAGGGACGTGTCTCGCGCGAACTGGGCGATGCGATCCGCCGGAAGGCGGAAGAGCTGGGCTATATTCCCAGTGTTGCGGGGCGTGCGCTCAGCACGGGGCGCAGCAATGTTCTGGGTCTCGTCCTTGCCGACATCAACCAGCCGCTCTTTCCCCAATTCGCGCTGAATATCGAGGAGGCGGCCGGCGAGCTGGGCTATGGCGTGCTGATCGGCAACAGCCGCGGCGACCCGCAGGAGCAGGAGCGCGCGATACGTCGTCTGATCGAGCGCGGTGCCGACGGCATCGTCGTCGTGCCACGCTACGACACCCGCGTGACCGGCCATCGTTGGCCCATTGCGGTGATAGATTCCCCTTCTTCGCCCGACAACACCGTCTCTGCCGATCATTTCAACGGTGGCGTGGCCATCGGCCGGCATCTGCGTGATCTAGGCCATGAGAACGTGGTGATCGTCGGCCTCTATTCCGGATCGAATGTGCAAAAAGATCGTGTGGCGGGCATCAAGGCCGCTTTCGACGATCGCGACTTGCCGATCGTCTGGATCCAGGAACTTGAACGCGAGCGCGGCCAGAATTGCCCGCTTGGACTTGTCGATTTCGTCAAGGATGGCGCTACCGCCTTTGCCTGCGTTTCCGATCTCCACGCCTTGCGCGCGGTGACCGAGTTGCAGCAGGCGGGTATTGCCGTGCCCGGCGATGTCAGCGTCACCGGCTTCGATGATCTGGGTTGGGCGGGTGTCGTCGCACCGGCCATCACCACCATGCGCATGGACATGAAGCGCATCGCGCATCTGGCCATCAGACACATCCTGCACCAGCTTGATGCCAACAAGCATGAGGCGCCCGAAGAGCTTGCCGAGCTTTCCGGTGGCGTGCCCATGGAACTCATTATCCGCCAGTCCAGTGGTCCAGCGCCACGGGCAAGAAGCAACACGGATCTGGCGGCGGTCCACGCCAGGTCTGAATGA
- a CDS encoding ABC transporter substrate-binding protein: protein MLKTFLASTVALAALTGAATAQDKKLVISVYGFAQDEFKEIVYDPFEAQCGCELVVETGNSVERLAKLEARKDDPEIDMAVMSTHDALAAARAEITQKIDVSRLSNYDKLYDIAKDPVGDNMGVGYTFYATSIAYRADEVTIESWEDLFQDKLKGRVAFPNVTTNQGPPALYMLGQAMGDDAASLEAPINKVAENKDDIVTFYVRSSQVAQLMQQEEILAAPIGRFAWGAYSKMGLDMAWATPKEGQTGGMNVMVLTKGAKNEDLAYDFMDFWLSTEIQTKLAEALVDSPANAEVEVADEIAENLTYGAETVKNLKLLPPDVILDNRDQWLDLWNEKVGQ from the coding sequence ATGTTGAAGACATTTCTCGCCTCCACCGTCGCATTGGCGGCGCTGACAGGCGCAGCCACCGCGCAGGACAAGAAGCTTGTCATCTCCGTCTATGGTTTTGCCCAGGACGAGTTCAAGGAGATCGTCTACGACCCGTTCGAAGCTCAGTGCGGCTGCGAACTCGTTGTCGAGACCGGAAATTCGGTCGAGCGTCTGGCCAAGCTCGAGGCACGCAAGGACGATCCCGAAATCGACATGGCCGTCATGTCCACCCATGACGCACTTGCCGCTGCACGTGCCGAGATCACGCAGAAGATCGATGTGAGCCGCCTGTCCAACTATGACAAGCTCTATGACATCGCCAAGGATCCGGTCGGCGACAATATGGGCGTTGGCTACACCTTCTATGCCACCTCCATTGCCTATCGCGCCGATGAAGTGACGATCGAAAGCTGGGAAGACCTTTTCCAGGACAAGCTGAAGGGACGCGTTGCCTTCCCGAATGTCACCACCAACCAGGGTCCGCCCGCGCTCTACATGCTCGGTCAGGCTATGGGTGATGATGCTGCCAGCCTCGAAGCCCCGATCAACAAGGTTGCCGAGAACAAGGACGACATCGTCACCTTCTATGTGCGCTCATCACAGGTCGCGCAGCTCATGCAGCAGGAAGAAATCCTGGCCGCACCGATTGGCCGCTTTGCCTGGGGCGCCTATTCGAAGATGGGTCTCGACATGGCCTGGGCCACACCGAAGGAAGGCCAGACCGGCGGCATGAATGTCATGGTTCTGACCAAGGGTGCGAAGAACGAAGACCTCGCCTACGACTTCATGGATTTCTGGCTCTCCACCGAGATCCAGACCAAGCTTGCCGAAGCACTGGTCGACAGCCCCGCCAATGCGGAAGTGGAAGTTGCAGACGAGATCGCCGAGAACCTTACCTATGGTGCGGAGACGGTGAAGAACCTCAAGCTTCTGCCGCCGGATGTAATTCTCGACAATCGCGACCAGTGGCTTGACCTCTGGAACGAAAAGGTCGGCCAGTAA